Genomic DNA from Amycolatopsis alba DSM 44262:
AAGTGGACCGACGAGTCCCGGTTCGAGGTGACCCGCGAGCGCCTCATCGACTACGCGAAGGCCACCAACGACCCGATCCCGGCGCATCTCGCCGGGGACGTCGCGAGCCCCGTGTTCGCGATCGTGCCGGTGTTCGAGTCGCTGATGGAACCCGCGCTCGAGGTCGTCCCGGTCGGGCTGTTCGGCCGGATCGTGCACGGGGAACAGGAATTCCGGTTCCACCGGCCGATCCGGCCCGGCGACAAACTCGTGTCGCGGGCACGCATGACCGGCTACGAAGGCCTGCCGAACGGCACGCGCGGCACCATCCACCTCGAATGCCGGACCGAGGACGGCGACCTGGTCAACGAGCAGTACGTGACCTTGTTCGTGCGCGGGTTCGACACCGGCGAGACGCGCGGTGAACTCGGTCCGGAGCACAAGTTCGACGACGCGCTGCGCTCGCAGGCGCCGGTGGCGAAGGTGAACCAGCACGTCGACGACGACCAGACGTACCGCTACGCGCCCGCCGCCGGTGATCCGATGCCGATCCATCTCGACGAAGAGGTCGCGAAGGATTCGGGACTGCCGGGGATCATCGCGCACGGCCTGTGCACCATGGCCTTCACGTCGTGGGCCCTGCTCACCGAGGTCGCCGGGTCCGATGTGGACAAACTGAAGCGGTTCGCCGTCCGGTTCGCCAAGCCGGTGCTGCCCGGCCAGGACCTGACCACGCACATCTGGCGCGCGGGCGCCGGGAGCTACGCGTTCGAAACCACCGTCGGCGAGACCGTCGTGATCAAGGACGGCCTCGCGGAATTCGCGGAGTAGGAGCAAAAGCCATGGGAGCACTCGACGGGCGCGTCGCCGTCATCACCGGCGCCGGACGCGGGATCGGCCGCGAGCACGCGCTGCTGTTCGCGCGGGAGGGCGCGAGCGTCGTGGTCAACGACCTCGGCGGGGCGAACGACGGCAGCGGGGCCGATGTCGGCCCGGCGCAGGAGGTCGTCGACGAGATCCGCGCGGCGGGCGGGAAGGCCGTGGCCAACACGGCGAACGTCGCCGACTGGGCGGGCGCCGAGGAGCTGGTCGCGCAGGCGGTGGGCGAGTTCGGCAGGCTCGACGTCGTCGTGAACAACGCGGGGATCCTGCGCGATGCTTTCCTTGCCGGACTTGAGGAATCCCAGTGGGATTCGGTGATCGCCGTGCACCTCAAGGGGCACGCGGCGGTGCTGCGGCACGCGGCCGCGTACTGGAAGACGGCGAGCAAGGCCGGTGAACCGGTCGCGGGTTCGGTGATCAACACCGCCTCGGCGTCCGGGGTCACGCTGCCGAACGCGGGGCAGGCGAACTACGGCGCGGCGAAAGCGGGGATCGCCGCGTTGACGCTGGTGGCAGCCGAGGAACTGGAGCGGTACGGCGTGCGGGTCAACGCGATCGCGCCGATCGCACGCACCAGGCTCACGCTGGCGACGCCGGGGATGGGCGCGATCTTCGCCCAAGAGGTCGAGGAAGGGGAGTTCGACGCGTTCTCCCCGGCGAACATCTCGCCGCTGGTGGCCTACCTCGCCACCGAGAAGTGCCCGCTCACCGGCAAGGTGTTCGCGGTGCAGGGCGGCGCGATCTCGGAACTCGCGGGCTGGCACGACGTCAAGGTGATCGAAACCGAGGAAGCCTGGGAAATCGACGACATCGCCGCGAGGCTGCCGTGATCGAGTGGTCCGAGACCGAACTGCTGATCCGGGACGCGATCCGCGAGTTCGTCGACAAGGAGATCCGGCCGCAGCTGGACGCGCTGGAAAGCGGGACGCTGCCGCCGTACGACCTCATCCGCAAGATGTTCGCCTCCTTCGGCATCGACGCGCTCGCGCGGGAATCGGTGACGAAACTGCTGTCCAAGGAGCGTGGCTCCGGCGGCGGGAGCCTGGCTTTCGGCGGGCAGGAGGCGATGGCGCTCATCGCGGTGAGCGAACTGGCCGGGGTCAGCCTCGGTATCGTCGCCTCGCTCGGTGTGAGCATCGGGCTGACCGCGCAGACCATCCTGACCAAGGGCACGCAGGCGCAGAAGGAACGTTGGCTGCCCGAGCTCGCGACGTTCGAGAAGGTCGGCGCGTGGGCGATCACCGAACCCGACTCCGGCTCGGACGCTTTCGGCGGGATGAAGACGTCGGTGCGGCGCGACGGTGACGAGTATGTCCTCAATGGACAGAAGACGTTCATCACCAACGGTCCGTACGCCGACACGATCATCGTCTACGCGAAGCTGGACGACGGCTCGGCGGTCCGCGACCGCAAGGTGCTGACGTTCGTGCTGGACAAGGGCATGCCGGGGCTCACGCAGGGCAAGCCGTTCAAGAAGATGGGCATGATGTCGTCGCCGACCGGCGAGCTGTTCTTCAGCGACGTCCGGCTCGGGCGGGACAGGCTGCTCGGCGAGTCCGAGACCGGCCGCGACGGCGACAGCAAGGCCGAGGTGAAGTCGGGCTTCGCCGTCGAGCGGATCGGGGTCGCGGCGCTGGCGCTCGGGATCATCAACGAGTGTCACCGGCTGTGCGTGGACTACGCGAAGAACCGGAAGCTGTGGGGCCAGGAGATCGGGCGGTTCCAGCTGATCCAGCTCAAGCTGGCGAAGATGGAGGTCGCGCGGATCAACGTGCAGAACATGGTGTTCCAGCTGATCGAGACGCTGCGCGCGGGCAAGATGCCGACGCTGGCCGAGGCTTCGGCGATGAAGCTGTACTCGTCCGAGGCGGCCACCGAGGTCGCGATGGAGGCCGTGCAGCTGTTCGGCGGGAACGGGTACATGGCGGAGTACCGGGTGGAGCAGCTGGCGCGGGACGCGAAGTCGCTGATGATCTACGCGGGAAGCAACGAGATCCAGGTGACGCATATCGCGAAAGGCCTGCTGGGCCGGTGAAGGTGAGGGTCCCCGTGGAACGGAATCCCACGGGGACCTCTCACGACACGTCACCCGAGGACGACCGACCGGCCCATCCGCACGGAGTCGGCGAGCGACTCCAGCACCGACATGGTGCTGCTCAGGTCGAGGCAGGCGTCGGTGATGCTCACCCCATAGGGCGCCGGGTGGTCCTGTCGTCCCTCTTCGAGGAACGACTCCATCATGACCCCCGCGATTCCCCTCTCACCGCAGGCGATCCGGCCCGCGATGTCGGCGATGACGCCGGGCTGGCGGCGGTGGTCCTTGCGGGAGTTGCCGTGCGACGCGTCCACGACGACACGGTCCAAGGACTTCGTGGCGCGTAACCCCTCGATGGCCGCGTCCACGGTCTCCGGGTCGTAGTTGGTCCCGGCCGAGGTGCCACGGAGGATCAGGTGCGCCGTCGGGTTGCCGGGCGAACTTCGCACGACAAGAGCGCCGTGTTCGCTCACGGCCGGGTGCCGCTGCGCGGTGCGGGCGCAGTGAATCGCGGCGGTGGCGACCGACAGGTCACCGTCGAGACCGTTCTTGATCCCGATCGGCATCGGCAGCTGGGACGCGAGCTCCCGGTGCGACTGGCTGGCCACCGTCCGGGCCCCGATGGCACCGTAGCTGAGGAGATCGCTCAGGTAAGGGGCGAGCATCGGCTCGACGAACTCCCCCGCCAGCGGCAGCCCGCTCTCCGCGGCCATGATCAGGAATCGGCGGCCCACGCGCAGGCCGCCGGCGATGTCTTCGGAGCCGTCGAGCCAGGGATCGTGGAGCAAACCTTTCCAGCCGACGGCGGTCCGCGGCTTTTCCAGGTATGCCCGGAGCACGACGAGCAAGTGGTCCTTCAACGGTTCGGCCGACTTCGCCAGCCGTTCGGCGTAGTCGATGACCGCGACCGGGTCGTGGACGGAGCACGGGCCGACAACGGCCAGCACCCGTCCGTCGCTGCCGTTGAGCACGTCGGTGATTTCCGAGCGGTGTTCCCGGATCTGGTCGACGAGCCGGGCTGGAACGGGATGTTCGTCGGCCAGTTCCGCTGGACTCGGCAACAGTTCGTAGCCGGGGATCGTGGTCACTGCGCTCTCCGTTTCTTGGTCCGGGAAACGCCGACTCCGGCAAGGCAAAGAGCCCCGCCGAGGATGGCGAGCAGCGTGGGTACCTCGTCGAGGAAAAGCCAGGACAGCGCGATCACGATCACCGGGACCACATAGGTGGTCACGCCGAGCTTGCCCGCCGGTGTCCGGGACAACGCGTATGCCCAGGTGTAGAACGCGAGCGCGGTGGGCAGCAGCCCCAGGTAGACGACCGACCAGGTGGCCGACGCCGGCGCGGTGGCCACATCGTGGATCAGCTGACCGCTGAACGGAAGGCAGGCGACGGCACCGACGACACAACCGAAGGTCGTGGCCTGCAACGCGGTGGCGTGATTCAAAGCCGGTTTCTGTGAGACCACTCCCACCGCGTAACCCGCCGCCGCCAGCAGACAGAGCGCGACGCCGAGGGCGCTGGAGGAGCCGTGCTGCGAGGAGAGTCCCACGATCGCCGCGCCGCCGAAAGCGACGACCAGCCCGATCACCAGGGGGAGGGGCAGTCCTTCCTTCAGGACGATCCCGGCGAGGATCGCGGCGAACACCGGGCCGATCCCGACCAGCAGCGACGCCGTCCCCGCGTCGGTATAGCGCTCGCCCCAGTTCAGCGCGACCATGTACAGGCCGAACCAGAAGACACCGGCACCGGCTATGCCGGGCCAGGCCTTGCGTGGCGGGAGCGGAGTGCGCTTGACCACCGCGATCGCCCCCAAGGCGAGCGCGCCCACCAGCAGCCTGCCCAAGGCGAGCGAGCCAGGCTCGTAGTGCGCACCGGCGAAGCGGATGCCGACGAAGGCTGATGCCCACAGCACCAGCGTGACGGCGATCGCGGCGACGGCCTTGACGTCGACCCCGGTCTCGACCTCGGTCCGGGTGCTCATCGGACCGCCGCCAGCGTCCGGAGCGCCCGGCGGTCCAGCTTGCCGACCGGGGTGCGGGGAAGGGATTCGACGACGATGATGTCCTCCGGGATCTCGTACCAGCTCAGGTGCTTCTGGGTCAGGGAGCCGATCTCGGCGATCACCTGCTCCGGCTCGGCACCCTCGTCGAGTTCGACGTGGGCGCGAAGTGAAGTCGTGGAGGACTCGCGGCGTACCGAACAGACACCGGCCGCGCGGACGGCGGGGTGGCTCACCAGGAGATCTTCGATCTCGGCGGGATGCACGTTCTGCCCGCCGACGATCTCGATGTCGTCCAGACGGCCGTGCAAGCGGACGAAGCCGTCGGGGTCGACAGTGGCGGCGTCGCCGGTCACGTACCAGTCGTCCGGCGTCCGCAGCGGGGTGTCGGAGCCGCGAGGGACGCCGGGTGCGATCGTCGGGCCGCGAACCTCCAGCTTCCCCTCCACCCCGGCCGCCACCTCGCGGCGCAGCCGGTCGACGATCCGCATGCGGTACGGCGGAAGGATCCGGCCGATGGTGCCGTCCCGGTGCGAGGACAGGGTGTTCGCGATCAAGGCGTGTCCTATTTCAGTGGTGCCGAAGAT
This window encodes:
- a CDS encoding MaoC/PaaZ C-terminal domain-containing protein; protein product: MTDERFDPGGLGKWTDESRFEVTRERLIDYAKATNDPIPAHLAGDVASPVFAIVPVFESLMEPALEVVPVGLFGRIVHGEQEFRFHRPIRPGDKLVSRARMTGYEGLPNGTRGTIHLECRTEDGDLVNEQYVTLFVRGFDTGETRGELGPEHKFDDALRSQAPVAKVNQHVDDDQTYRYAPAAGDPMPIHLDEEVAKDSGLPGIIAHGLCTMAFTSWALLTEVAGSDVDKLKRFAVRFAKPVLPGQDLTTHIWRAGAGSYAFETTVGETVVIKDGLAEFAE
- a CDS encoding SDR family oxidoreductase, which encodes MGALDGRVAVITGAGRGIGREHALLFAREGASVVVNDLGGANDGSGADVGPAQEVVDEIRAAGGKAVANTANVADWAGAEELVAQAVGEFGRLDVVVNNAGILRDAFLAGLEESQWDSVIAVHLKGHAAVLRHAAAYWKTASKAGEPVAGSVINTASASGVTLPNAGQANYGAAKAGIAALTLVAAEELERYGVRVNAIAPIARTRLTLATPGMGAIFAQEVEEGEFDAFSPANISPLVAYLATEKCPLTGKVFAVQGGAISELAGWHDVKVIETEEAWEIDDIAARLP
- a CDS encoding acyl-CoA dehydrogenase family protein — its product is MIEWSETELLIRDAIREFVDKEIRPQLDALESGTLPPYDLIRKMFASFGIDALARESVTKLLSKERGSGGGSLAFGGQEAMALIAVSELAGVSLGIVASLGVSIGLTAQTILTKGTQAQKERWLPELATFEKVGAWAITEPDSGSDAFGGMKTSVRRDGDEYVLNGQKTFITNGPYADTIIVYAKLDDGSAVRDRKVLTFVLDKGMPGLTQGKPFKKMGMMSSPTGELFFSDVRLGRDRLLGESETGRDGDSKAEVKSGFAVERIGVAALALGIINECHRLCVDYAKNRKLWGQEIGRFQLIQLKLAKMEVARINVQNMVFQLIETLRAGKMPTLAEASAMKLYSSEAATEVAMEAVQLFGGNGYMAEYRVEQLARDAKSLMIYAGSNEIQVTHIAKGLLGR
- a CDS encoding 3-deoxy-7-phosphoheptulonate synthase, which translates into the protein MTTIPGYELLPSPAELADEHPVPARLVDQIREHRSEITDVLNGSDGRVLAVVGPCSVHDPVAVIDYAERLAKSAEPLKDHLLVVLRAYLEKPRTAVGWKGLLHDPWLDGSEDIAGGLRVGRRFLIMAAESGLPLAGEFVEPMLAPYLSDLLSYGAIGARTVASQSHRELASQLPMPIGIKNGLDGDLSVATAAIHCARTAQRHPAVSEHGALVVRSSPGNPTAHLILRGTSAGTNYDPETVDAAIEGLRATKSLDRVVVDASHGNSRKDHRRQPGVIADIAGRIACGERGIAGVMMESFLEEGRQDHPAPYGVSITDACLDLSSTMSVLESLADSVRMGRSVVLG
- a CDS encoding DMT family transporter, coding for MSTRTEVETGVDVKAVAAIAVTLVLWASAFVGIRFAGAHYEPGSLALGRLLVGALALGAIAVVKRTPLPPRKAWPGIAGAGVFWFGLYMVALNWGERYTDAGTASLLVGIGPVFAAILAGIVLKEGLPLPLVIGLVVAFGGAAIVGLSSQHGSSSALGVALCLLAAAGYAVGVVSQKPALNHATALQATTFGCVVGAVACLPFSGQLIHDVATAPASATWSVVYLGLLPTALAFYTWAYALSRTPAGKLGVTTYVVPVIVIALSWLFLDEVPTLLAILGGALCLAGVGVSRTKKRRAQ